A single region of the Chitinophaga niabensis genome encodes:
- the ffh gene encoding signal recognition particle protein, protein MFESLSERLESAFKQLKGEGRISEINVATTVKEIRRALVDADVNYKIAKEFTDKVKDKALGEKVITAISPSQLMVKIVKDELAELMGNTEVELDIKANPTVILIAGLQGSGKTTFSGKLANFLKTQKNKKPLLVAADIYRPAAIDQLKVLGGQIGVEVYSEPENKNAVQIAENAIKQAKAQGYNIVIIDTAGRLAVDEVMMTEVANVKAAVQPQEILFVVDSMTGQDAVNTAKAFNDRLDFTGVVLTKLDGDTRGGAALTIKYTVNKPIKFVSMGEKLDTLDVFYPERMAQRILGMGDITTLVERAQAQFNEEQAKKLEKKIRQNQFDFDDFKEQLQQIKKMGSIKDLLGMIPGVGKAVKDLDISDDSFKGIEAMINSMTPAERANPDLIDGSRRKRIAKGAGKEITDVNQFMKQFEQMRQMMKMMNKIPGGAKGLKMRG, encoded by the coding sequence ATGTTTGAATCATTATCGGAGCGGTTAGAGTCAGCCTTCAAGCAGCTTAAGGGAGAAGGACGCATTTCTGAGATCAATGTGGCCACTACTGTGAAGGAAATTCGCAGGGCCCTGGTGGATGCGGATGTGAACTATAAGATCGCTAAGGAATTCACCGATAAGGTAAAGGATAAAGCACTGGGCGAGAAAGTGATCACGGCTATTTCCCCCAGCCAGCTGATGGTGAAGATCGTGAAGGACGAACTGGCCGAACTGATGGGTAACACGGAAGTGGAGCTGGATATCAAAGCCAACCCTACCGTGATCCTGATAGCGGGTCTGCAGGGTTCCGGTAAAACCACTTTCTCCGGTAAACTGGCCAATTTCCTCAAAACACAAAAGAACAAGAAACCTTTACTGGTAGCGGCGGACATTTACCGTCCCGCGGCGATCGATCAGTTGAAAGTACTGGGCGGCCAGATAGGGGTGGAAGTATATAGCGAACCTGAGAACAAGAATGCTGTGCAGATAGCAGAGAATGCTATCAAACAGGCTAAAGCACAGGGTTACAACATTGTGATCATAGATACCGCGGGCCGTTTGGCGGTGGATGAAGTGATGATGACCGAGGTAGCCAATGTAAAAGCTGCCGTACAACCACAGGAGATCCTCTTTGTAGTGGATTCCATGACCGGTCAGGATGCCGTGAATACAGCCAAAGCCTTCAACGACAGGCTGGACTTTACCGGTGTGGTACTCACCAAATTAGATGGTGATACCCGCGGTGGTGCTGCGTTGACCATCAAATACACCGTGAACAAGCCCATCAAGTTTGTGAGCATGGGTGAAAAGCTGGATACGCTGGATGTGTTCTATCCTGAAAGGATGGCGCAGCGGATCCTGGGGATGGGAGACATTACCACCCTCGTGGAAAGAGCACAGGCACAGTTCAACGAGGAGCAGGCTAAAAAGCTCGAAAAGAAGATCCGCCAGAACCAGTTTGATTTTGACGACTTCAAGGAGCAATTACAGCAGATCAAAAAAATGGGTAGCATCAAGGACCTGCTGGGAATGATCCCGGGGGTAGGTAAAGCGGTGAAAGACCTCGATATCAGCGATGATTCCTTCAAAGGCATAGAGGCCATGATCAATTCCATGACCCCTGCAGAAAGGGCTAATCCGGACCTTATCGATGGCAGCCGCCGGAAACGGATCGCCAAAGGAGCCGGTAAAGAGATCACCGACGTGAACCAGTTCATGAAGCAATTTGAGCAGATGCGGCAGATGATGAAAATGATGAACAAGATCCCGGGCGGGGCTAAAGGCCTCAAAATGAGAGGATAG
- a CDS encoding sigma-70 family RNA polymerase sigma factor, with protein MRQLKITKSITNRESQSLEKYLQEIGKVDLITPEEEVNLAIRIKQGDQRALEKLTKANLRFVVSVAKQYQNQGLSLSDLINEGNLGLIKAAQRFDETRGFKFISYAVWWIRQSILQALAEQSRIVRLPLNKVGLSNKISKAYSQLEQEFEREPSPDELATILEINTEEVEATLGVAARHVSMDAPFIDGEDNSLLDVLENPNAVSADEELDHHDSLRREIERSLSTLTDRQKDVIMLYFGIGVEHPMSLEDIGEKFGLTRERVRQIKDKAITKLRTTSRSKLLRNYLGG; from the coding sequence ATGCGCCAACTTAAAATCACGAAGTCGATCACCAATCGTGAGTCTCAGTCGTTAGAAAAGTACCTGCAGGAGATCGGCAAAGTGGATCTCATTACGCCGGAAGAAGAAGTGAACCTGGCCATCCGGATCAAACAGGGCGACCAGCGCGCTTTAGAGAAGCTAACAAAAGCAAACCTGCGTTTCGTAGTGTCTGTTGCAAAACAATACCAGAACCAGGGCTTATCCTTAAGTGATCTGATCAATGAAGGAAACCTGGGGCTGATAAAAGCAGCACAGCGTTTCGATGAAACCCGTGGTTTTAAATTCATCTCCTACGCCGTTTGGTGGATCCGTCAATCGATCCTCCAGGCATTGGCAGAACAATCCCGTATTGTACGTTTACCGTTGAATAAAGTGGGATTGTCCAACAAGATCAGCAAAGCATATTCCCAGTTAGAACAGGAATTTGAGAGAGAGCCTTCTCCGGATGAGCTGGCTACTATCCTCGAAATAAATACGGAAGAAGTGGAAGCTACTTTAGGTGTAGCTGCCCGCCACGTATCCATGGATGCGCCTTTCATTGACGGAGAAGATAATTCCCTGCTCGATGTACTGGAAAATCCGAATGCTGTGAGCGCAGATGAGGAACTGGACCATCATGATTCCCTCCGCCGCGAGATCGAGCGTTCCCTTTCTACCCTTACAGACCGCCAGAAAGATGTGATCATGCTGTACTTCGGTATTGGTGTGGAACATCCCATGTCCCTGGAAGATATCGGTGAGAAATTTGGCCTTACACGTGAGCGCGTTCGCCAGATCAAAGACAAAGCCATCACAAAGCTCCGTACCACTTCCCGCAGCAAGTTGCTCCGCAACTACCTGGGAGGTTGA